A window from Fodinibius salicampi encodes these proteins:
- a CDS encoding TolC family protein has product MTFLTIAIFFVLSFFGSVQPDSISLDYCYQQAYEHYPTAKNVELQKKITELNVHIANTGYFPDITINGQATYQSEVTEIGLSGGGGLPSISKDQYEGSVDVTQTIFNGGAVEIQKELERAKGEQQMHATEVNLQQIRSQIDQVYFGILLSQQQAKTINLLIENLEEQLSAVRSQVENGVLLPSQQHILKAELISARQDSIDNHSNIKAGYEVLSEIIGEEIIPKAKLVLPKEQPGYQSLHPQRAELNLFESRRQTLEQQRKLVRTKQMPSLAAFGTAAYGRPGLNFLNDDFHDYYIAGVKVRWNVWDFFNADREQQILKIEQQKIDHEQRAFQRQLNASLDRISEHIGSIKENMKRDREIIELRQQVVKESASQLKNGVITATEYVMELTRANQARLSLYINRVRLSQAKVEYLTTLGIPADGIR; this is encoded by the coding sequence ATGACTTTTTTAACGATTGCCATTTTTTTTGTTTTATCATTTTTTGGATCAGTACAACCAGATTCGATAAGTCTGGACTACTGCTATCAGCAGGCATATGAACATTATCCCACCGCTAAGAATGTTGAACTCCAGAAGAAGATTACGGAGCTCAATGTCCATATCGCAAACACCGGTTACTTCCCGGATATCACGATAAATGGACAAGCCACTTACCAGTCGGAAGTGACTGAGATAGGATTGTCCGGTGGGGGAGGTCTGCCGAGCATCAGTAAAGATCAATACGAGGGGTCGGTTGATGTAACCCAGACGATTTTTAACGGCGGAGCGGTGGAAATCCAAAAGGAGCTGGAGAGAGCCAAAGGAGAGCAACAAATGCACGCTACGGAAGTGAACTTGCAACAAATACGCTCCCAGATCGACCAGGTCTATTTCGGTATTCTGCTTTCTCAGCAACAAGCGAAAACCATTAATTTGTTGATTGAAAACCTGGAAGAACAGTTATCTGCTGTACGCTCACAGGTAGAAAATGGAGTACTTCTTCCCAGCCAGCAACATATTCTTAAAGCAGAACTAATCAGCGCGCGCCAGGATTCCATAGATAATCATTCAAATATAAAGGCCGGATACGAGGTCTTAAGTGAGATTATCGGAGAGGAAATTATTCCTAAAGCAAAGTTGGTGCTACCGAAAGAGCAGCCTGGCTACCAATCCCTTCATCCCCAGCGTGCAGAGTTAAATTTATTTGAAAGCAGGCGACAGACACTTGAACAGCAGAGAAAATTAGTTCGAACCAAACAAATGCCATCACTTGCCGCATTTGGAACGGCGGCATATGGACGTCCCGGACTCAATTTCCTGAATGATGACTTCCACGATTACTATATAGCTGGCGTGAAGGTACGATGGAACGTGTGGGATTTTTTTAATGCCGATCGGGAGCAGCAGATTTTAAAGATCGAACAGCAAAAGATAGATCATGAGCAGCGTGCATTTCAGCGTCAGCTCAATGCTTCGCTTGATCGTATTAGCGAGCATATTGGATCCATAAAGGAAAATATGAAGCGGGACCGGGAGATTATTGAACTTCGCCAACAAGTGGTGAAGGAAAGTGCCAGTCAGCTTAAAAACGGGGTGATTACAGCTACGGAGTATGTTATGGAGCTGACCCGTGCAAATCAGGCGCGCCTTTCACTTTATATCAACAGGGTGCGTTTGTCGCAGGCAAAGGTAGAATATTTGACAACATTGGGAATACCTGCTGATGGTATTCGATAA
- a CDS encoding porin family protein yields MQINQLKYLGLFTATLLATLLFVSSTVNAQRIKSAPLSWGLKGGVNLATLYGDDVNDTEIATGFNGGLFFSYAFSPRLSLQPEMLFSMKGAELDNSVSGQETTTDYELGYLEVPVLFKYHLVTGNTLHPNILVGPAIGFKLYGNANDRDIDDEIQDAEFGLTFGGGLDAEVASSPTDFIQTVGLDLRYTLGLTDVFDIAGDPEAKNRVFTIALAVGF; encoded by the coding sequence ATGCAAATCAATCAGTTAAAATATCTTGGACTTTTTACTGCTACTCTTTTAGCAACACTGCTTTTTGTCAGTTCAACAGTCAATGCACAGAGGATTAAGAGCGCGCCATTAAGCTGGGGATTAAAGGGAGGAGTTAACTTGGCTACTCTCTATGGTGATGATGTTAATGATACCGAGATTGCAACGGGATTCAATGGGGGCTTATTCTTTAGCTATGCATTTAGTCCTCGTCTGTCCCTCCAGCCCGAGATGCTTTTTAGCATGAAGGGAGCAGAATTAGATAATAGTGTTTCAGGGCAAGAGACTACTACTGATTATGAGTTAGGTTATCTGGAAGTACCAGTATTATTCAAATATCATCTGGTAACTGGTAATACTTTGCATCCAAATATTCTTGTCGGCCCTGCAATTGGATTTAAACTATATGGTAATGCAAACGATCGCGACATCGATGATGAAATACAGGATGCAGAATTTGGACTGACGTTTGGTGGGGGGCTTGATGCAGAGGTAGCTTCATCTCCAACTGATTTTATCCAAACTGTAGGATTAGATCTGCGTTATACATTGGGGCTTACCGATGTGTTTGATATAGCTGGAGATCCGGAGGCAAAAAACAGGGTATTCACTATTGCACTGGCCGTAGGTTTTTAG
- a CDS encoding DUF726 domain-containing protein yields the protein MFLINLRQDGVKGNTFSRFEQISYLDEDMKLHSMTDDDLMQQVAQKNILVLIHGFNNTTHHIQSVFKKIEQQYRIFFNSEYDAIIGYVWPGGESEFNYFKSKRNARRAGRQLRHWINRFSKAKCTIDVIGHSMATIVGYHALKTNKKMRIRNVFSFGAAVSQNIFLKESTEQIIQKMDSLYLFHTENDDILKYWFRLVEWQDAVGYSGLQNQTEVVSHLEKLTIVDCSEVISNHTEYWNSRVVFEFIGKTLSGKQYPRKYKLLPGFHTVFDKVFGDSKKRLSTA from the coding sequence ATGTTTTTGATCAACTTACGACAGGATGGAGTCAAAGGAAATACTTTTTCCCGGTTTGAGCAGATATCTTACTTAGACGAAGATATGAAACTGCACTCGATGACGGACGATGATTTAATGCAGCAGGTAGCACAAAAAAATATTTTAGTGCTTATCCATGGTTTCAATAATACTACCCATCATATTCAGTCAGTCTTTAAAAAGATAGAACAACAATATCGCATATTTTTTAACTCGGAATACGATGCTATTATCGGATATGTATGGCCAGGGGGAGAATCAGAGTTTAATTACTTTAAGTCCAAACGAAATGCCCGTAGGGCCGGTCGGCAATTGCGCCATTGGATTAATCGATTCAGTAAAGCAAAATGTACTATCGATGTAATTGGTCATAGTATGGCAACTATTGTGGGATACCATGCCTTGAAGACTAACAAAAAGATGAGAATCCGGAATGTGTTTTCGTTCGGAGCTGCAGTATCTCAAAATATTTTTCTAAAAGAGAGTACAGAGCAAATAATACAGAAAATGGATAGCCTTTATTTGTTCCATACGGAAAATGATGACATTCTTAAATACTGGTTTCGCTTGGTAGAATGGCAGGATGCGGTGGGCTATTCCGGATTACAGAACCAAACCGAAGTAGTCTCGCATTTGGAGAAACTTACCATCGTTGATTGCAGCGAGGTAATCTCAAATCATACCGAATACTGGAATTCCAGAGTTGTTTTTGAATTTATTGGAAAGACTCTTTCGGGAAAACAATACCCCAGAAAATACAAGCTTTTGCCGGGGTTCCACACGGTATTCGATAAGGTTTTCGGTGATTCTAAAAAACGATTGTCCACAGCATGA
- a CDS encoding HlyD family secretion protein: MLHINRLSQVTIVRHVVGKLHWFFYTVPLLVLLAGCASEEKSDTYGQFEATETSISSEVPGKLIKYTINEGDRLDQNTQVGQVDTTRLSLQKKELRSQLESVRSKIENIDAQVAVQQEELALARTNLKRTEALHEDGAATEQQLDDTRTKVQTMEKRIRALQTEKQSIRAEMETIRTRIEQVEDQIDDALIMNPVNGTVLTSFVETYEMIRQGQPLYEIANLDTLELRVYISGAQLPSVKLGQRVEVLVDKNAEENQAMEGKVSWIASEAEFTPKMIQTKEERVTQVYAVKVRVPNPNGILKIGMPGEVNFE, from the coding sequence ATGTTACATATAAATAGATTATCACAGGTTACAATAGTAAGGCACGTAGTCGGCAAGCTGCATTGGTTCTTTTATACAGTACCGCTGTTAGTTCTGCTTGCGGGCTGCGCTTCCGAAGAAAAATCGGATACTTACGGGCAATTTGAAGCGACAGAAACTTCCATTTCTTCTGAGGTGCCGGGCAAACTAATAAAGTACACCATTAACGAAGGGGATCGCCTTGACCAGAATACGCAGGTTGGCCAGGTGGATACCACGCGCCTGTCACTGCAGAAGAAAGAATTAAGATCACAATTAGAATCAGTCCGTTCTAAAATTGAAAATATAGATGCGCAGGTTGCAGTCCAGCAAGAAGAATTAGCCCTGGCCCGGACCAACTTGAAGCGAACGGAAGCTCTGCACGAAGATGGCGCTGCTACCGAACAGCAGCTGGATGATACCCGAACCAAGGTACAGACTATGGAGAAAAGGATTCGAGCTCTCCAAACCGAAAAACAATCCATCCGGGCTGAAATGGAGACTATCCGAACGCGTATTGAACAGGTGGAGGATCAGATTGACGATGCCCTGATAATGAATCCGGTAAACGGAACGGTACTTACCTCTTTTGTGGAGACCTATGAAATGATCCGGCAAGGCCAGCCGCTTTATGAAATTGCCAATTTGGATACGTTGGAGCTTCGGGTTTATATCAGTGGAGCACAATTACCTTCTGTGAAGCTTGGACAGCGAGTTGAAGTATTAGTTGATAAAAACGCTGAGGAAAATCAGGCAATGGAGGGAAAAGTAAGCTGGATTGCATCTGAAGCAGAGTTTACTCCCAAAATGATCCAAACCAAGGAGGAACGGGTAACACAGGTATATGCCGTGAAAGTTCGAGTACCTAATCCCAATGGTATTTTAAAAATAGGGATGCCCGGAGAAGTGAATTTTGAATAG
- a CDS encoding ABC transporter ATP-binding protein — protein sequence MKPLVIEHITKSYGKVQALKDVSFEVERGELFGFIGPDGAGKTSLFRILTTLIKPDSGTATVLGMDVIEDYRSIRPKLGYMPGQFALYQDLSVRENMNFFASVFGTTLEENYDLVAPIYSQLEKFEDRLAGALSGGMKQKLALSCALIHKPELLVLDEPTTGVDAVSRQEFWEMLQRLNAEGITVIASTPYMDEAEQCDRVALIDEGKILQIDTPAKVVQSFNKPILAVKATSMYWLIKELRSYQWSHSVQPFGEYVHYTDQREVPNADELKAYLSDAGLSGISIKPTSPDIEDSFIALMQNRNIHE from the coding sequence ATGAAACCATTAGTCATTGAACATATCACAAAAAGTTATGGAAAGGTCCAGGCTCTGAAGGATGTTTCCTTCGAAGTAGAGAGGGGAGAACTTTTCGGCTTTATCGGTCCCGACGGAGCGGGAAAGACCTCTCTGTTTCGTATTCTGACGACGTTAATAAAACCCGATTCTGGTACGGCCACAGTTTTAGGAATGGATGTGATAGAAGACTATCGTTCCATTCGTCCCAAGCTTGGATACATGCCCGGACAGTTTGCGCTGTACCAGGATTTAAGCGTGCGGGAGAATATGAATTTCTTTGCCTCGGTCTTTGGTACCACACTGGAAGAAAATTACGATTTGGTAGCTCCGATTTATAGTCAGCTCGAAAAGTTTGAAGACCGATTGGCTGGTGCCCTATCCGGTGGAATGAAACAGAAGCTGGCGTTAAGTTGCGCGCTTATCCATAAGCCGGAGCTACTCGTGTTGGACGAACCCACAACGGGAGTGGATGCGGTATCACGACAGGAATTCTGGGAGATGCTCCAGCGGCTGAATGCTGAGGGTATTACCGTAATTGCTTCAACACCTTATATGGATGAAGCCGAGCAGTGCGATCGAGTCGCACTCATTGACGAAGGGAAAATTCTTCAGATTGACACCCCGGCGAAGGTCGTTCAATCATTTAATAAACCAATTTTGGCCGTCAAAGCCACCAGCATGTATTGGCTTATCAAAGAGCTTCGCAGCTACCAGTGGAGTCATTCCGTACAGCCATTCGGAGAGTACGTACACTACACCGACCAGAGGGAAGTACCAAATGCTGATGAACTGAAGGCCTACTTGTCGGATGCCGGTTTGTCCGGAATTAGCATAAAACCAACATCGCCCGATATTGAAGACAGTTTTATAGCACTCATGCAAAATAGAAACATCCATGAATAA
- a CDS encoding ABC transporter ATP-binding protein — translation MNNTIPAIKTQNLTRKFGDFFAVDNISFEVSRGEIFGFLGANGAGKTTAIRMLIGLLTPTSGEATVAGYDVFTEAEAIKKRIGYMSQKFSLYADLTVWENIRLYGGIYGLPMEIVKAKADDLLETLQLSDARDKRIGSLPLGWKQKLAFSVAVLHEPDIVFLDEPTGGVDPITRRQFWEQIYEVTEKGTTVFVTTHYMDEAEYCDRVSIMVDGVIEALDTPSGLKEEFKADDIEEVFIELARGADRSEQ, via the coding sequence ATGAATAACACGATACCCGCGATTAAGACACAGAATCTGACCCGGAAGTTTGGCGACTTTTTTGCGGTGGATAATATCAGCTTTGAAGTAAGCAGGGGAGAAATATTTGGATTCTTGGGAGCCAATGGAGCAGGTAAAACTACGGCTATACGAATGCTTATTGGATTATTAACGCCGACATCCGGGGAAGCTACTGTTGCAGGTTATGATGTGTTTACCGAAGCTGAAGCTATCAAGAAAAGAATAGGATATATGAGCCAAAAATTTTCTCTTTATGCCGATCTGACCGTTTGGGAAAATATTCGGCTGTACGGAGGTATTTATGGACTACCGATGGAGATCGTAAAAGCAAAAGCAGATGATTTGCTGGAAACCCTTCAGCTCAGTGATGCACGCGATAAACGTATTGGCTCATTGCCATTGGGGTGGAAACAGAAGCTGGCGTTTTCAGTTGCGGTACTGCATGAACCGGATATTGTTTTTTTGGATGAACCGACGGGAGGCGTCGACCCAATTACCCGGCGCCAATTTTGGGAGCAGATATATGAAGTTACGGAAAAAGGAACCACCGTTTTTGTAACTACCCATTATATGGATGAAGCAGAATACTGTGACCGCGTTTCCATCATGGTTGACGGCGTTATAGAAGCGTTGGATACGCCCTCAGGATTAAAAGAGGAATTTAAAGCTGACGATATTGAAGAGGTCTTTATAGAGCTGGCCCGTGGCGCTGATCGCAGTGAACAGTGA
- a CDS encoding ABC transporter permease: MQSFKAFITKEFKQIYRDRRTLLVLFGMPIIQMLLFGFAIRNEVENARIMVLDNSRDEVTRELVNKIDASNYFSVAGELQDINNIETIFQQGEIDEVIVFENDFARKLERGGQPAVHIITDASNPNLAQLIQQYSSSIILDFQQRMSPAGTEKRGIRVHANMLFNPQLESVNLFVPGLIAVILMLISTLMTSISITREKEMGNMEILLVSPLHPSQVIVGKVLPYLVLSFINVLTVLLMAQWVFDVPFRGSYSLFLIESLLFIFTALALGVLISTKANDQQTAMMVSLAGLLLPTVLLSGFIFPIASMPQVLQWISNLIPARWFLVIVRSIMLKDSSLLFLWKETLVLLVMTLGFITLSVRSFKVRLE; the protein is encoded by the coding sequence ATGCAATCATTTAAAGCATTCATTACTAAAGAATTCAAGCAGATCTATCGCGACAGGCGGACACTGTTGGTGTTGTTTGGCATGCCAATCATACAGATGTTGTTGTTTGGCTTTGCCATCCGGAATGAAGTGGAGAATGCCCGGATCATGGTTCTGGATAACTCTCGTGATGAAGTAACCCGGGAGCTTGTCAATAAGATTGATGCTTCAAATTATTTTAGCGTCGCGGGTGAATTACAGGATATAAATAATATTGAGACCATTTTCCAGCAGGGAGAGATTGATGAAGTTATCGTTTTTGAGAATGATTTTGCCCGCAAGCTGGAGCGAGGAGGGCAGCCAGCCGTTCATATAATAACAGATGCTTCCAATCCAAACCTGGCACAGCTTATTCAACAGTATTCTTCCTCTATTATCCTTGATTTCCAGCAGCGCATGTCACCTGCGGGCACGGAAAAGAGAGGCATAAGAGTTCATGCCAATATGCTGTTTAATCCGCAGCTGGAAAGCGTCAATTTGTTTGTACCGGGACTTATTGCCGTTATTCTAATGCTTATATCAACATTAATGACTTCTATCTCAATTACTCGTGAGAAAGAGATGGGGAATATGGAGATTCTGCTGGTTTCTCCGCTGCATCCGTCCCAGGTTATTGTGGGCAAGGTATTGCCTTATCTCGTACTATCATTTATAAATGTACTGACGGTATTATTAATGGCCCAGTGGGTGTTTGATGTCCCTTTTCGGGGATCATACAGTCTGTTTTTGATTGAATCGCTGTTGTTCATTTTTACGGCTCTGGCGCTGGGTGTATTAATCTCTACGAAAGCCAATGATCAGCAGACCGCCATGATGGTTTCCCTGGCAGGGTTGTTGTTGCCGACTGTTCTTTTGTCGGGCTTTATATTTCCGATTGCAAGTATGCCCCAGGTATTGCAGTGGATAAGCAACCTGATTCCGGCGCGCTGGTTTCTGGTCATAGTGCGAAGCATAATGCTCAAAGATTCCAGCTTGCTGTTTCTTTGGAAAGAGACCCTGGTATTGCTTGTCATGACGCTTGGATTTATTACACTCAGTGTCAGGAGCTTCAAAGTGAGATTGGAATGA
- a CDS encoding ABC transporter permease: protein MRTIKFLLQKEFLQIFRNKSMLPIIFLMPIIQLVVLSFAATYELKEVDMHLVDFDQSDVSRQLVTKLQASGYFNLKSHSQDIDHGIREIQKNEVQLALVIPPHFKKDLKSGKSSSIQMNIDAVDGATAGLIQGYGRSIIQDFNAEIQPDITDIQPSGLASQGIEIIPASWYNPNLDYIKYMVPGILVVLVSMIGMFLSGMNIVREREIGTIEQLNVTPIKRYQFITGKLLPFWIIALFELGIGLFIAYYGFNIPFVGSVLLLFGIAAIFMLVVQGIGLFISTITDTQQQAMFIAWFLMVVFILMGGLFTPIESMPVWAQELSMFNPVAHFIKIMRMVLLKGAGWTEVQHLTGLLTLMAVIILPAAIFRYQKSTA, encoded by the coding sequence ATGAGAACTATAAAATTTCTTTTACAAAAAGAGTTTCTGCAGATATTTCGTAATAAAAGTATGCTGCCTATCATCTTTCTCATGCCTATTATTCAGCTGGTAGTACTCTCTTTTGCAGCAACCTACGAGCTAAAAGAAGTGGATATGCATTTAGTGGATTTTGATCAGTCAGACGTATCCCGGCAGTTGGTAACTAAGTTGCAGGCCTCGGGTTATTTTAATTTGAAAAGTCATTCTCAAGATATTGATCATGGAATTCGGGAGATCCAAAAAAATGAAGTGCAGCTGGCACTTGTAATCCCACCTCACTTTAAAAAAGATCTAAAGTCTGGTAAAAGTAGTTCCATCCAAATGAATATAGATGCCGTAGACGGTGCTACAGCCGGACTCATCCAGGGATATGGTCGGTCCATTATTCAGGATTTTAATGCAGAAATTCAGCCAGACATTACGGACATACAGCCTTCCGGTTTAGCATCTCAGGGCATTGAGATTATTCCGGCCAGCTGGTACAATCCCAACCTCGATTATATCAAATACATGGTTCCCGGAATCCTGGTCGTGCTTGTATCGATGATTGGGATGTTTCTGTCTGGAATGAATATCGTGCGTGAACGGGAAATCGGCACCATCGAACAGCTAAACGTGACGCCGATTAAACGATACCAGTTTATTACGGGGAAGCTGTTGCCGTTCTGGATCATTGCCCTTTTTGAGCTTGGAATAGGACTTTTTATCGCTTATTACGGCTTTAACATCCCCTTTGTCGGCAGTGTATTATTGCTTTTTGGTATTGCGGCTATATTTATGTTGGTGGTACAGGGCATTGGCTTATTTATCTCAACAATAACTGATACCCAGCAGCAGGCGATGTTTATTGCCTGGTTTTTAATGGTCGTTTTTATTCTGATGGGAGGTTTGTTTACGCCCATTGAAAGTATGCCGGTATGGGCGCAGGAGTTATCAATGTTCAATCCGGTAGCACACTTCATTAAAATTATGCGGATGGTATTATTGAAAGGAGCCGGTTGGACGGAAGTCCAGCATCTGACGGGTTTACTCACTCTGATGGCTGTAATCATTCTTCCAGCGGCTATCTTCCGGTATCAAAAATCAACGGCATAA
- the pheA gene encoding prephenate dehydratase, translating into MSDKLDQIRKQLDETDKKIIDALAKRQQLVREVSSFKIDEQKNIRDFQREEKLLNKITKLAREAGLDRYFAEQLFKDIIDHSVRFQTHTLVDYQNVKNDAKHVRVAYQGTEGAYSDLAATRHFEERYTEVHSVGYDTFRQAAKAVEEGKVDYAILPIENTTAGSISDTYDILGDGNLHIVGEEALRIIHCLLAIEEVSTDKIRRILSHPQAIAQCSNFLAKQHRCKVESYIDTAMAAKKVLEDGDLSQAAIAGAHAAEIYDLKILERDLANQPENFTRFVVVSTDPVEVDQQIPCKTSLLMVTSHDKGALIRCLNVIDEHDIRMTKLESRPKPNEPWKYQFYLDIEGNIANPDTRLALEELEQKASSLKILGSYPAQVGNGD; encoded by the coding sequence ATGTCAGATAAATTAGATCAAATACGAAAGCAACTTGACGAAACGGATAAAAAAATTATTGACGCACTGGCTAAACGTCAGCAGTTGGTAAGAGAAGTTTCGTCTTTTAAGATAGATGAACAAAAAAATATACGCGACTTCCAGCGTGAGGAGAAGCTCCTCAATAAAATAACCAAGTTGGCCCGGGAAGCGGGACTCGATCGCTATTTTGCGGAACAGCTGTTTAAGGATATTATCGATCATTCCGTCCGTTTCCAGACACATACACTGGTTGATTATCAGAATGTTAAAAATGATGCCAAACATGTTCGAGTAGCCTACCAGGGAACAGAAGGGGCTTATAGTGATTTGGCTGCCACACGTCACTTTGAAGAGCGTTATACAGAAGTCCACTCTGTTGGATATGATACGTTCCGTCAGGCTGCCAAAGCCGTGGAAGAGGGGAAGGTGGATTATGCGATTCTTCCAATAGAAAATACCACCGCCGGTTCTATCAGCGATACCTATGATATTCTGGGAGACGGGAACCTGCACATTGTAGGGGAGGAAGCCCTTCGAATTATCCACTGTCTGTTGGCTATCGAAGAGGTATCCACAGATAAAATCCGGCGTATCTTGTCGCATCCACAAGCGATTGCCCAGTGCAGCAACTTTCTGGCTAAACAGCATCGCTGTAAAGTGGAATCTTATATTGATACGGCGATGGCTGCGAAGAAAGTATTGGAAGACGGAGACTTATCACAGGCGGCTATTGCAGGTGCCCATGCGGCCGAAATTTATGATCTCAAAATTCTGGAACGCGACTTAGCCAATCAGCCTGAAAACTTTACCCGTTTTGTGGTAGTCAGTACCGATCCTGTGGAAGTCGATCAGCAGATTCCGTGTAAAACCTCATTGTTGATGGTAACTTCTCACGATAAAGGTGCGCTGATACGCTGTCTGAACGTAATTGATGAGCACGATATACGCATGACAAAGCTGGAATCACGTCCCAAGCCCAACGAGCCCTGGAAGTACCAGTTTTACCTGGATATTGAGGGCAACATTGCCAATCCCGATACGCGGCTTGCCCTTGAAGAGCTGGAGCAGAAAGCCAGCTCACTGAAGATACTCGGTTCCTATCCTGCACAGGTAGGCAATGGGGATTAG
- a CDS encoding glycoside hydrolase family 43 protein — translation MKYLLYRLPFLLVVILFLQTGFTASDTVQAQSSSVSEAPYTNPLILHRADPWIYRHTDGYYYLTASVPEFDRLEVRRSKTIEGLKEAEPKVIWRKHDEGPMGSHIWAPELHYINGKWYMYFAAGGSEDIWAIRMYVLENDSENPLTGEWVEKGQTKTKWETFSLDATTFEHRGTRYMVWAQHPPEMDGNTALYIAEMDTPWSIVQPQVELTRPEYEWEKQLFEVNEGAAVIKKNDKIFMTYSASGTDHNYSVGLLTANADADLLDPDSWEKSAEPVFETSEENGIYGPGHNSFTTTPDGKTDLFIYHARSYKKIEGDPLDDPNRHTRVQELQWSEEGTPVFGEPLPDNAPTDPDKR, via the coding sequence ATGAAATATTTACTATACCGTCTTCCTTTTTTGCTTGTTGTTATTTTATTTCTTCAGACTGGTTTTACTGCTTCTGATACAGTCCAAGCGCAATCATCTTCTGTCTCAGAAGCGCCCTATACCAATCCGCTTATTCTCCATCGGGCCGATCCATGGATTTATCGCCATACCGATGGCTACTATTATTTAACGGCTTCTGTTCCGGAATTCGACCGGCTGGAAGTTCGCCGGTCCAAAACGATAGAGGGACTTAAAGAGGCCGAACCCAAAGTCATCTGGCGCAAGCATGATGAGGGCCCCATGGGTTCCCACATCTGGGCTCCGGAACTCCACTATATTAATGGCAAATGGTATATGTATTTCGCGGCGGGTGGTTCTGAGGATATTTGGGCAATCCGTATGTATGTGCTGGAAAACGATTCCGAAAACCCCCTGACGGGCGAATGGGTTGAAAAAGGACAAACAAAAACAAAGTGGGAAACCTTCTCGCTAGATGCTACGACCTTCGAACATCGAGGTACACGCTATATGGTTTGGGCGCAGCATCCACCGGAAATGGATGGCAATACCGCCCTTTATATCGCAGAAATGGACACCCCATGGAGTATCGTACAGCCGCAGGTTGAACTTACCCGTCCCGAATATGAATGGGAAAAACAACTTTTTGAGGTAAATGAAGGAGCAGCAGTCATCAAAAAGAATGATAAGATCTTTATGACCTACTCAGCCAGCGGCACAGATCATAATTATTCGGTGGGTCTCCTTACCGCGAATGCAGATGCCGACTTGCTGGACCCAGACAGCTGGGAAAAGTCTGCCGAGCCAGTTTTCGAAACATCGGAGGAGAATGGGATTTATGGCCCGGGACATAATAGCTTTACCACAACTCCGGATGGAAAAACAGATCTATTTATATATCATGCCAGAAGCTATAAGAAGATTGAGGGCGATCCGCTTGATGACCCTAACCGGCATACGCGCGTGCAGGAACTTCAATGGTCAGAGGAGGGGACCCCTGTTTTCGGAGAACCTTTGCCGGATAATGCCCCGACCGATCCGGATAAACGTTAA